One Pseudonocardia sediminis DNA window includes the following coding sequences:
- a CDS encoding DUF4191 domain-containing protein, producing MAGKPTAEEKKAAKAQKRAASKQRRAQIWQAFQMQRREDKLLIPIMLGVFLAPIVILSLIGFLFFASVTAWTLAVLGVAIGIMAAIAIFGRRVQRSVYTKADGQPGAAGWALDNLRGQWRVAQGIAGTTHLDAVHRVIGRPGIIFVAEGAPHRVKQLLAQEKKRTARVAGKTPIYDVTVGHEEGQIPLKNLQKHLMKLPRNITAAEMDTLESKLTSLGNRSAALPKGPMPAGAKMRSVQRTVRRR from the coding sequence ATGGCCGGCAAGCCCACCGCGGAAGAGAAGAAGGCGGCGAAGGCGCAGAAGCGCGCCGCGTCGAAGCAGCGTCGTGCGCAGATCTGGCAGGCGTTCCAGATGCAGCGGCGAGAGGACAAGCTCCTCATCCCGATCATGCTCGGGGTGTTCCTCGCGCCGATCGTGATCCTGAGCCTGATCGGCTTCCTCTTCTTCGCCTCCGTCACCGCGTGGACGCTCGCCGTCCTCGGCGTGGCGATCGGCATCATGGCCGCCATCGCGATCTTCGGACGACGCGTGCAGCGCTCGGTCTACACCAAGGCCGACGGCCAGCCCGGCGCCGCCGGATGGGCGCTGGACAACCTGCGCGGCCAGTGGCGGGTCGCCCAGGGCATCGCCGGCACCACGCACCTCGACGCCGTGCACCGGGTGATCGGCCGCCCCGGGATCATCTTCGTCGCCGAGGGCGCCCCGCACCGGGTCAAGCAGCTCCTCGCGCAGGAGAAGAAGCGCACCGCCCGCGTCGCCGGCAAGACCCCGATCTACGACGTCACCGTCGGCCACGAAGAGGGCCAGATCCCGCTCAAGAACCTCCAGAAGCACCTGATGAAGCTCCCCCGCAACATCACCGCCGCGGAGATGGACACCCTGGAGTCCAAGCTGACGTCCCTGGGCAACCGCAGCGCGGCCCTGCCCAAGGGCCCCATGCCCGCAGGCGCGAAGATGCGCAGCGTGCAACGCACCGTCCGCCGCCGCTGA
- a CDS encoding bifunctional glutamine-synthetase adenylyltransferase/deadenyltransferase — MDRRTGTSLARLGITGPGAGDTLAKLGWWAGDRPVPGTEEIMWALARSPDQELALRAVERLSQTGPWAEIDRTLRTDSGLRGRLFATLGASTALGDHLIAHPERWTLLADTPDRRNPPPDLSRRTATLLRAVGADPLAPPPGSSGGGRATLTGAEAVTALRNAYRDELLGLASADLAAVGDPSLPVMEVDDVAAQLADLAEAAVSASLAVAMAEQDPPDELRLAVIGMGKCGGRELNYVSDVDVIFVAEPGGDLTQAATKVASRVMRVAGEACFEVDANLRPEGKQGALVRTLDGHVTYYKRWAKTWEFQALLKARPIAGDPALGRFYVDAVAPMVWHAADRDDFVTDVQAMRRRVIEHIPSDQRERELKLGRGGLRDVEFAVQLLQLVHGRTDDALHSPSTLEALAALSDGGYVGRDDGANLGASYRFLRLLEHRLQLQRLRRTHLLPAADDTDALRWLARAARIRPDGRRDVVGVLVSEWQRNSRRVSRLHEKLFYRPLLSSVSRLSADEAQLSTEAAKARLAALGWASPEGALGHLRALTGGVSRAASIQRTLLPVLLDELSSSPDPDRGLLAYRRVSEALASTPWYLRLLRDEGAVAQRLMMLLGTSALVPDLLSRAPEVLRMLATSSTGGSPELTRDPGEVAVALRTTVARQTTPESAVAAARSYRRHEMLRIACADVLGLLDVEQVCTALTSVSEAVVAATLDAVLAAQVGERPARIAVIGMGRLGGGELSYGSDADVLFVCAPLGESTDHQAARWATGVVEKVRRLLGTSSPDPELAIDADLRPEGRSGPMVRTLDSYRQYYARWGEVWEAQALLRARPIAGDPALCREFTELIDPIRYPADGIADASVTEIRRIKARVDAERLPRGADRTTHTKLGLGGLADVEWTVQLLQLCHAGDVPELRTTSTLDGLREAAEAGLITDEDVTELGAGWRMATRARNAIMLVKGKPGDQLPRSGRELAAVASALGYPHGGDPGVFLDDYRRATRRSRAVVERVFYGWSETSG; from the coding sequence ATGGATCGGCGCACGGGGACATCGCTGGCCCGGCTGGGCATCACCGGCCCGGGGGCGGGCGACACGCTGGCGAAGCTGGGCTGGTGGGCCGGTGACCGGCCGGTGCCGGGCACCGAGGAGATCATGTGGGCCCTGGCCCGCAGCCCTGATCAGGAGCTCGCGCTGCGCGCCGTCGAACGGTTGTCGCAGACGGGTCCGTGGGCCGAGATCGACCGGACGCTGCGGACCGACTCGGGCCTGCGCGGGCGGTTGTTCGCCACGCTCGGCGCCTCGACCGCGCTGGGCGACCACCTGATCGCCCACCCGGAGAGATGGACGCTGCTGGCCGACACCCCGGACCGGCGCAACCCGCCACCGGACCTGTCCCGGCGCACGGCGACGCTGCTGCGCGCCGTCGGGGCCGACCCGCTCGCGCCGCCGCCGGGCTCGTCGGGCGGGGGACGCGCCACCCTGACCGGCGCCGAGGCCGTCACGGCCCTGCGCAACGCCTACCGCGACGAGCTGCTCGGGCTGGCCTCGGCCGACCTGGCCGCGGTGGGGGACCCGTCGCTGCCGGTGATGGAGGTCGACGACGTCGCCGCGCAGCTGGCCGACCTGGCCGAGGCCGCGGTCTCGGCCTCGCTGGCCGTCGCCATGGCCGAGCAGGACCCGCCCGACGAGCTGCGCCTGGCCGTCATCGGCATGGGCAAGTGCGGCGGGCGGGAGCTGAACTACGTCTCCGACGTCGACGTGATCTTCGTGGCCGAGCCCGGAGGGGACCTCACCCAGGCCGCGACGAAGGTGGCCAGCCGCGTGATGCGGGTGGCCGGCGAGGCCTGCTTCGAGGTGGACGCGAACCTGCGTCCCGAGGGCAAGCAGGGCGCGCTGGTCCGGACCCTCGACGGGCACGTCACCTACTACAAGCGCTGGGCCAAGACGTGGGAGTTCCAGGCCCTGCTCAAGGCCCGCCCGATCGCGGGCGACCCGGCGCTGGGCCGCTTCTACGTCGACGCCGTCGCCCCGATGGTCTGGCACGCCGCCGACCGCGACGACTTCGTCACCGACGTCCAGGCCATGCGCCGGCGCGTGATCGAGCACATCCCCTCCGACCAGCGCGAACGCGAGCTCAAGCTGGGACGCGGCGGGCTGCGCGACGTCGAGTTCGCGGTGCAGCTGCTGCAGCTGGTGCACGGGCGCACCGACGACGCGCTGCACTCGCCGTCGACGCTGGAGGCGCTCGCCGCGCTGTCCGACGGCGGCTACGTCGGACGCGACGACGGCGCGAACCTGGGCGCGTCCTACCGCTTCCTGCGCCTGCTCGAGCACCGCCTGCAGCTGCAACGCCTGCGCCGGACCCACCTGCTGCCCGCGGCCGACGACACCGACGCCCTGCGCTGGCTGGCCCGGGCCGCCCGGATCCGCCCGGACGGGCGCCGCGACGTCGTCGGCGTGCTGGTCTCGGAGTGGCAGCGCAACTCCCGGCGCGTCAGCCGGCTGCACGAGAAGCTGTTCTACCGGCCGCTGCTGTCGTCGGTGTCGCGGCTGTCCGCGGACGAGGCGCAGCTGTCCACCGAGGCCGCGAAGGCGCGGCTCGCCGCGTTGGGGTGGGCGTCGCCGGAGGGCGCCCTCGGGCACCTGCGCGCCCTGACCGGAGGGGTGTCGCGGGCGGCGTCGATCCAGCGCACGCTGCTGCCGGTGCTGCTCGACGAGCTGTCGTCGAGCCCCGACCCCGACCGCGGGCTGCTGGCCTACCGGCGGGTGTCCGAGGCGCTGGCGTCGACGCCCTGGTACCTGCGGCTGCTGCGCGACGAGGGCGCGGTCGCCCAGCGCCTGATGATGCTGCTCGGGACGTCCGCGCTGGTCCCGGACCTGCTCTCGCGTGCTCCGGAGGTGCTGCGGATGCTCGCCACCTCCAGCACCGGCGGCAGCCCCGAGCTGACCCGGGACCCCGGCGAGGTGGCGGTCGCCCTGCGGACGACCGTGGCCCGGCAGACGACGCCGGAGTCGGCGGTGGCCGCGGCGCGGTCCTACCGGCGTCACGAGATGCTGCGGATCGCCTGCGCGGACGTGCTCGGCCTGCTCGACGTCGAACAGGTCTGCACGGCGCTGACGTCGGTCTCCGAGGCCGTCGTCGCGGCGACCCTGGACGCGGTCCTGGCCGCGCAGGTCGGCGAACGCCCGGCGCGGATCGCGGTGATCGGCATGGGCCGTCTCGGGGGCGGTGAGCTGAGCTACGGCAGCGACGCCGACGTGCTGTTCGTCTGTGCCCCGCTCGGCGAGTCCACCGACCACCAGGCCGCGCGCTGGGCGACCGGCGTCGTGGAGAAGGTGCGCCGCCTCCTCGGGACGTCGAGCCCCGACCCCGAGCTGGCCATCGACGCCGACCTGCGCCCGGAGGGCCGCTCCGGCCCGATGGTCCGCACGCTCGACTCCTACCGGCAGTACTACGCCCGCTGGGGCGAGGTCTGGGAGGCCCAGGCGCTGCTGCGGGCCCGCCCGATCGCCGGCGACCCGGCCCTGTGTCGGGAGTTCACCGAGCTGATCGACCCGATCCGCTACCCGGCCGACGGGATCGCCGACGCCTCGGTCACCGAGATCCGCCGGATCAAGGCCCGGGTCGACGCCGAACGCCTGCCCCGCGGCGCCGACCGCACGACGCACACCAAGCTCGGCCTCGGCGGGCTCGCCGACGTCGAGTGGACGGTGCAGCTGCTGCAGCTCTGCCACGCCGGCGACGTCCCGGAGCTGCGCACCACCTCGACCCTGGACGGTCTGCGCGAGGCCGCCGAGGCCGGTCTGATCACCGACGAGGACGTGACCGAGCTCGGCGCCGGCTGGCGGATGGCCACCCGCGCCCGCAACGCGATCATGCTGGTCAAGGGCAAGCCCGGCGACCAGCTCCCGCGGTCCGGACGCGAGCTGGCGGCCGTCGCCTCGGCGCTGGGCTACCCGCACGGCGGCGATCCCGGGGTGTTCCTCGACGACTACCGCCGCGCCACCCGCCGCTCCCGCGCCGTCGTCGAGCGGGTGTTCTACGGCTGGTCGGAGACCAGCGGCTGA
- the glnA gene encoding type I glutamate--ammonia ligase, with amino-acid sequence MFSNAEEVLKYISDEKVEYVDIRFCDLPGVMQHLTVPASTVDQDFIDSGVAFDGSSVRGFQAINESDMALFPDPATARLDPFRKHKTLNMNFFVHDPITGEPYSRDPRNVARKAEEYLAASGIADTCFFGAEAEFYIFDSVRFGSEPHEQYHHIDSSEGWWNTGRHEEGGNLGYKVPYKGGYFPVPPVDHYADLRDDMATNLTNSGFVLERGHHEVGTAGQGEINYKFNTLLHAADDVMLFKYIVKNTAWHEGKTVTFMPKPLFGDNGSGMHAHQSLWKDGQPLFHDESGYGGLSETARFYIGGILHHAPSLLAFTNPTVNSFHRLVPGFEAPVNLVYSARNRSACIRIPLSGDNPKAKRLEFRCPDSSGNPYLAFAAMMMAGLDGIKNKIEPAAPVDKDLYELPPEELKDIAQVPTSLEAVIDRLESDHDYLLDGGVFTPDLIETWIAYKRENEIAPLRLRPHPYEFALYYDV; translated from the coding sequence GTGTTCAGCAACGCCGAAGAGGTACTCAAGTACATCTCGGACGAGAAGGTCGAGTACGTCGACATCAGGTTCTGCGACCTGCCCGGCGTCATGCAGCACCTCACCGTCCCCGCCAGCACCGTCGACCAGGACTTCATCGACAGCGGGGTCGCCTTCGACGGCTCCTCGGTGCGTGGTTTCCAGGCCATCAACGAGTCCGACATGGCCCTGTTCCCGGACCCGGCCACCGCGCGCCTGGACCCGTTCCGCAAGCACAAGACGCTCAACATGAACTTCTTCGTGCACGACCCGATCACGGGCGAGCCCTACTCCCGTGACCCGCGGAACGTCGCCCGCAAGGCGGAGGAGTACCTGGCCGCGTCCGGCATCGCCGACACCTGCTTCTTCGGTGCCGAGGCCGAGTTCTACATCTTCGACTCGGTGCGCTTCGGGTCCGAGCCGCACGAGCAGTACCACCACATCGACTCCTCCGAGGGCTGGTGGAACACCGGCCGTCACGAGGAGGGCGGCAACCTCGGCTACAAGGTCCCCTACAAGGGCGGGTACTTCCCGGTCCCGCCGGTCGACCACTACGCCGACCTGCGCGACGACATGGCCACGAACCTGACCAACAGCGGGTTCGTGCTCGAGCGCGGCCACCACGAGGTCGGCACCGCCGGCCAGGGTGAGATCAACTACAAGTTCAACACCCTGCTGCACGCCGCCGACGACGTGATGCTGTTCAAGTACATCGTCAAGAACACCGCCTGGCACGAGGGCAAGACCGTCACGTTCATGCCGAAGCCGCTCTTCGGCGACAACGGGTCGGGCATGCACGCGCACCAGTCGCTGTGGAAGGACGGGCAGCCGCTCTTCCACGACGAGTCCGGCTACGGTGGGCTGTCGGAGACCGCGCGCTTCTACATCGGCGGCATCCTGCACCACGCGCCGTCGCTGCTGGCGTTCACGAACCCGACGGTGAACTCGTTCCACCGCCTGGTCCCCGGCTTCGAGGCCCCGGTCAACCTGGTCTACTCGGCCCGGAACCGCTCGGCCTGCATCCGGATCCCGCTCTCGGGCGACAACCCGAAGGCCAAGCGCCTCGAGTTCCGCTGCCCCGACTCGTCCGGCAACCCGTACCTGGCGTTCGCCGCGATGATGATGGCCGGCCTCGACGGCATCAAGAACAAGATCGAGCCGGCCGCCCCGGTCGACAAGGACCTCTACGAGCTTCCGCCCGAGGAGCTCAAGGACATCGCGCAGGTGCCGACGAGCCTCGAAGCGGTCATCGACCGTCTCGAGTCCGACCACGACTACCTGCTCGACGGCGGCGTGTTCACGCCGGACCTGATCGAGACCTGGATCGCCTACAAGCGGGAGAACGAGATCGCCCCGCTGCGTCTGCGTCCGCACCCGTACGAGTTCGCCCTGTACTACGACGTGTGA
- a CDS encoding RDD family protein: MARWIESWLPGSPAGSPANVGHPGEKFGLPASGVNATAPLGRRFVAIFVDWMIAYFLTLAFLGVDALGAPNTSWTILGVWYLLTVLPTAIFGMTAGMVALGLRVARTDMARFVGVPRALLRTFLIALVVPPLARDHDGRGWHDRATTTIVIRTR; encoded by the coding sequence ATGGCCCGTTGGATCGAGTCCTGGCTCCCCGGATCACCCGCCGGGTCACCCGCGAACGTCGGACATCCGGGCGAGAAGTTCGGTCTGCCCGCGTCCGGGGTGAACGCGACCGCCCCGCTCGGACGTCGCTTCGTCGCGATCTTCGTCGACTGGATGATCGCCTACTTCCTGACGCTGGCCTTCCTCGGCGTCGACGCCCTCGGTGCGCCGAACACCAGCTGGACGATCCTCGGCGTCTGGTATCTGCTGACCGTCCTGCCGACCGCGATCTTCGGCATGACCGCCGGGATGGTCGCCCTGGGCCTGCGGGTCGCCCGGACCGACATGGCCCGCTTCGTCGGCGTGCCGCGAGCACTCCTGCGGACGTTCCTCATCGCCCTGGTCGTCCCGCCCCTGGCCCGCGACCACGACGGCCGCGGCTGGCACGACCGCGCCACCACCACCATCGTCATCCGCACCCGCTGA
- a CDS encoding M50 family metallopeptidase — MSASAPDATELVSQVYELVAARPASLVAALAAFVVVAWLPSWRATRVAVTIAHEGGHALVAVLAGRGLAGIRLHADTSGVTYSTGAGRGPGVVVMFLAGYVAPPLLGLGGAVLVAADADQVWLWIGIVALVATLFQIRNLFGALAVLVSGAILVVVTVWAEPDLRTGFAAALCWFLLFGGVRACAELRRGRRRGRLRHSDADRLAELTPVSGAVWASLFLLVSVLATLAATWVVFAPAGARA, encoded by the coding sequence GTGTCCGCCTCAGCCCCCGACGCCACCGAACTCGTCTCGCAGGTCTACGAGCTCGTCGCCGCCCGGCCGGCCTCACTGGTCGCGGCGCTGGCGGCGTTCGTCGTGGTCGCGTGGCTGCCGAGCTGGCGCGCCACCCGGGTCGCGGTGACGATCGCCCACGAGGGCGGGCACGCCCTGGTCGCGGTACTGGCCGGGCGCGGGCTGGCCGGTATCCGGCTGCACGCCGACACCTCCGGGGTCACCTACTCCACCGGCGCGGGTCGTGGCCCCGGTGTGGTCGTGATGTTCCTGGCCGGCTACGTCGCGCCGCCGCTGCTGGGCCTGGGCGGCGCGGTGCTGGTGGCCGCCGATGCGGACCAGGTATGGCTCTGGATCGGCATCGTCGCGCTGGTGGCGACGCTGTTCCAGATCCGGAACCTGTTCGGTGCGCTCGCGGTGCTCGTCAGCGGCGCGATCCTGGTCGTCGTCACGGTCTGGGCGGAGCCCGACCTGCGGACGGGCTTCGCCGCCGCGCTGTGCTGGTTCCTGCTCTTCGGCGGGGTCCGGGCGTGCGCGGAGCTGCGCCGCGGCCGTCGGCGGGGGCGCCTGCGGCACTCCGACGCGGACCGTCTCGCCGAGCTCACCCCGGTCTCCGGCGCGGTGTGGGCGTCGCTGTTCCTGCTGGTCTCGGTGCTGGCGACGCTCGCCGCGACGTGGGTGGTGTTCGCCCCGGCCGGGGCGCGCGCCTGA
- a CDS encoding GlcG/HbpS family heme-binding protein produces the protein MTITLEKAQTIATAALAHGTEKGFNPLTVAVLDPGGAIVVLARQDGSGYLRPDLAVGKANGVLALGMTNRAIAARAADSPEFFTSVANLAGGKIFSVPGGVFVKDADGTLLGAVGVTGDASANDEAAALAGIEAAGLVGVTGAE, from the coding sequence ATGACGATCACGCTCGAGAAGGCCCAGACCATCGCCACCGCCGCGCTGGCGCACGGCACGGAGAAGGGCTTCAACCCGCTGACCGTGGCCGTGCTCGACCCGGGCGGCGCCATCGTCGTCCTGGCCCGCCAGGACGGCTCCGGCTACCTGCGTCCCGACCTCGCCGTCGGCAAGGCCAACGGCGTCCTCGCCCTCGGGATGACGAACCGGGCGATCGCCGCCCGCGCCGCGGACTCGCCGGAGTTCTTCACCTCGGTCGCGAACCTGGCCGGTGGGAAGATCTTCTCCGTGCCCGGCGGGGTGTTCGTGAAGGACGCCGACGGCACGTTGCTCGGCGCGGTCGGTGTCACCGGGGACGCCTCGGCCAATGACGAGGCCGCGGCCCTGGCCGGGATCGAGGCCGCCGGCCTGGTCGGTGTCACCGGGGCCGAGTGA
- a CDS encoding TIGR03619 family F420-dependent LLM class oxidoreductase, with amino-acid sequence MRIGFCVPQFGTAAAHVDDTMRFAAGAEERGAASLWTGDRLLAAVDPRVGYGGGPGIPPEFDAAHDPLALLTAAAAVTTRVQLGTSTLNAPWYPAALLARHALTLDRISGGRLLLGLGTGWSPEEYDAVGVPMHERGARLDEFLDVASAWWHDEPVQVDGRFATIAPAHVRVKPHGIPVYLAGFAERARRRIAERADGFLPVVQPGVADLDAAVNTPWQGLRDAAAEAGRDPSSIGAALRVNPRSTDSTDAIGETLRRVAEQTDVEHAFVDLLYLAGDADTSLDLVSAVLDAAG; translated from the coding sequence GTGCGCATCGGATTCTGTGTCCCGCAGTTCGGGACGGCGGCCGCCCACGTCGACGACACGATGCGGTTCGCCGCCGGTGCCGAGGAACGCGGCGCGGCGAGCCTGTGGACCGGCGACCGGCTGCTCGCCGCCGTCGACCCGCGGGTGGGCTACGGCGGGGGACCGGGCATCCCGCCCGAGTTCGACGCCGCGCACGACCCGCTGGCGCTGCTCACCGCGGCCGCCGCCGTCACGACGCGGGTGCAGCTGGGCACGAGCACGCTCAACGCGCCCTGGTACCCGGCCGCGCTGCTGGCACGGCACGCGCTGACCCTCGACCGGATCAGTGGCGGGCGGCTGCTGCTCGGGCTGGGGACCGGGTGGTCGCCGGAGGAGTACGACGCGGTCGGGGTGCCGATGCACGAGCGCGGCGCGCGGCTCGACGAGTTCCTCGACGTCGCGTCGGCGTGGTGGCACGACGAGCCGGTGCAGGTCGACGGGAGGTTCGCGACCATCGCGCCCGCGCACGTCAGGGTCAAGCCGCACGGCATCCCGGTCTATCTGGCCGGGTTCGCCGAGAGGGCCCGGCGGCGGATCGCCGAGCGCGCCGACGGGTTCCTGCCGGTCGTGCAGCCCGGGGTCGCGGACCTGGACGCCGCGGTGAACACCCCGTGGCAGGGCCTGCGCGACGCCGCCGCGGAGGCGGGACGCGACCCGTCGTCGATCGGGGCGGCGCTGCGGGTGAACCCCCGGTCGACCGACTCGACCGACGCGATCGGGGAGACCCTGCGCCGGGTGGCCGAGCAGACCGACGTCGAGCACGCCTTCGTCGACCTGCTGTACCTGGCCGGGGACGCGGACACCTCGCTGGACCTGGTCTCGGCCGTGCTGGACGCGGCCGGCTGA
- the lipA gene encoding lipoyl synthase: MTIAPEGRKLLRLEVRNSETPIERKPPWIRTKARTGPQYTELKSLVRSGGLHTVCEEAGCPNIYECWEDREATFLIGGEQCTRRCDFCQIDTGKPADLDRDEPRRVAESVQQMGLRYSTVTGVARDDLDDGGAWLYAETVRQIHALNPGTGVELLIPDFNSIDAQLDEVFDTRPEVLAHNLETVPRIFKRIRPAFRYERSLEVITKARAQGLVTKSNLILGMGETPDEVTDALQDLHDAGCEIITITQYLRPTKRHHPVERWVKPEEFVEHSKAAEEIGFAGVMAGPLVRSSYRAGRLYAQTVAHRGEELSPSLAHLAESGPASQEASSLLPRS, from the coding sequence GTGACTATCGCACCCGAAGGTCGCAAGCTCCTGCGTCTCGAGGTCCGCAACAGCGAGACCCCGATCGAACGCAAGCCGCCGTGGATCCGCACGAAGGCGCGCACCGGCCCGCAGTACACCGAGCTCAAGAGCCTGGTCCGCTCCGGCGGTCTGCACACGGTGTGCGAGGAGGCCGGCTGCCCCAACATCTACGAGTGCTGGGAGGACCGGGAGGCGACGTTCCTCATCGGCGGTGAGCAGTGCACCCGCCGTTGTGACTTCTGCCAGATCGACACCGGCAAGCCCGCCGACCTCGACCGCGACGAGCCCCGCCGCGTCGCCGAGTCGGTGCAGCAGATGGGCCTGCGCTACTCCACCGTCACCGGCGTCGCCCGCGACGACCTCGACGACGGCGGCGCCTGGCTCTACGCCGAGACCGTCCGGCAGATCCACGCCCTCAACCCCGGGACCGGCGTCGAGCTGCTGATCCCGGACTTCAACTCGATCGACGCACAGCTGGACGAGGTCTTCGACACCCGCCCCGAGGTGCTCGCGCACAACCTGGAGACGGTCCCGCGAATCTTCAAGCGGATCCGGCCGGCGTTCCGCTACGAGCGCTCGCTCGAGGTCATCACGAAGGCCCGCGCGCAGGGCCTGGTGACGAAGTCCAACCTGATCCTGGGCATGGGCGAGACCCCCGACGAGGTCACCGACGCGCTGCAGGACCTGCACGACGCCGGCTGCGAGATCATCACGATCACCCAGTACCTGCGCCCGACCAAGCGCCACCACCCGGTGGAGCGCTGGGTCAAGCCCGAGGAGTTCGTCGAACACTCGAAGGCGGCCGAGGAGATCGGCTTCGCCGGGGTGATGGCCGGGCCGCTGGTCCGCTCCTCCTACCGGGCCGGACGGCTCTACGCCCAGACCGTCGCGCACCGCGGCGAGGAGCTCTCCCCCTCGCTGGCGCACCTGGCCGAGTCCGGTCCCGCCTCGCAGGAGGCGAGCTCGTTGCTCCCCCGCAGCTGA
- a CDS encoding GlsB/YeaQ/YmgE family stress response membrane protein: MIGTIIGWIVLGLVAGFIARAVVPGKDNIGILRTILLGILGSVVGGFLLGLVTGGLRGFSPVGWIGSIIGAIIVLVIYNKVTGRKQVGR, encoded by the coding sequence ATGATCGGAACGATTATCGGATGGATCGTCCTCGGGCTGGTCGCCGGCTTCATCGCCCGCGCCGTCGTGCCCGGTAAGGACAACATCGGCATCCTGCGCACGATCCTGCTGGGCATCCTCGGCTCCGTCGTCGGCGGGTTCCTGCTCGGCCTGGTCACCGGCGGCCTCCGTGGCTTCAGCCCGGTCGGCTGGATCGGTTCGATCATCGGCGCGATCATCGTGCTGGTGATCTACAACAAGGTGACCGGCCGCAAGCAGGTCGGCCGCTAG
- a CDS encoding nitroreductase family deazaflavin-dependent oxidoreductase, translated as MSNPFEEMNNRVISEFRENDGKVGPPFEGATMILVHHLGAKSGTERITPLVWFPDGDRFVIVASKAGAPDNPAWYHNLVAHPDITVEVGHGPEGRTETLDVHAEELTGSERERIWSWITENNEGFADYQKKVEGVRTIPLFALGRR; from the coding sequence ATGAGCAACCCATTCGAAGAGATGAACAACCGGGTCATCAGCGAGTTCCGTGAGAACGACGGCAAGGTCGGCCCGCCCTTCGAGGGCGCGACCATGATCCTGGTGCACCACCTCGGTGCGAAGAGCGGCACCGAGCGGATCACCCCGCTGGTCTGGTTCCCGGACGGCGACCGCTTCGTGATCGTGGCGTCCAAGGCCGGTGCCCCGGACAACCCCGCCTGGTACCACAACCTCGTCGCGCACCCGGACATCACGGTCGAGGTCGGCCACGGCCCGGAGGGACGCACCGAGACCCTGGACGTGCACGCGGAGGAGCTGACCGGCTCCGAGCGCGAGCGCATCTGGTCGTGGATCACGGAGAACAACGAGGGGTTCGCCGACTACCAGAAGAAGGTCGAGGGGGTCCGCACGATCCCGCTGTTCGCCCTCGGCAGGCGCTGA
- a CDS encoding isopenicillin N synthase family dioxygenase, translating into MGSDTIPVLRLDSARTAGGALDPAFTAALRTALHEVGFLQLTHYGAAPGQVAELTAAVTRFFELPLPDRLALDNRESPHFRGYTRLGHEITAGRPDAREQIDFGPELPPRPRPEWDEPYRLLEGPNRWPDATVPELRTLVGAWTDLLSAVGTELTRALAAGMGLPEDHFDDAFAGTPHWFGKLIRYVGPDDAGPDAQGVGPHADWGFLTLLLQDDVGGLQARPPGSTEWVDVPPVPGALVVNVGEMLEVATHGYLAATPHRVLPCSPGTTRESVGFFWSPRLDATLDRVPLTPELAARAPGVTETAQNALLPRFGDNALKGWLRSHPEVARRHHPDLVAPTHG; encoded by the coding sequence ATGGGCAGCGACACGATCCCCGTACTCCGTCTCGACAGCGCCCGGACCGCCGGCGGCGCGCTCGACCCCGCGTTCACCGCCGCGTTGCGGACCGCGCTGCACGAGGTCGGGTTCCTGCAGCTCACCCACTACGGCGCCGCGCCCGGCCAGGTCGCGGAGCTGACCGCCGCCGTCACCCGCTTCTTCGAGCTGCCGCTGCCCGACCGGCTCGCCCTGGACAACCGCGAGTCCCCGCACTTCCGCGGCTACACCCGGCTCGGTCACGAGATCACCGCCGGACGCCCGGACGCGCGCGAGCAGATCGACTTCGGCCCCGAGCTTCCGCCGCGCCCGCGTCCCGAGTGGGACGAGCCCTACCGCCTGCTCGAGGGCCCCAACCGCTGGCCGGACGCGACCGTGCCCGAGCTGCGGACGCTCGTCGGGGCGTGGACCGACCTGCTGAGTGCCGTCGGCACCGAGCTGACCCGGGCCCTCGCCGCCGGCATGGGGCTGCCCGAGGACCACTTCGACGACGCGTTCGCCGGCACCCCGCACTGGTTCGGCAAGCTGATCCGCTACGTCGGTCCCGACGACGCCGGGCCGGACGCCCAGGGGGTCGGCCCGCACGCGGACTGGGGGTTCCTGACCCTGCTGCTGCAGGACGACGTCGGCGGGCTGCAGGCCCGGCCGCCGGGCTCGACGGAGTGGGTCGACGTGCCGCCGGTCCCCGGCGCGCTGGTGGTCAACGTCGGCGAGATGCTGGAGGTGGCCACGCACGGCTACCTCGCCGCCACCCCGCACCGCGTCCTGCCGTGCTCCCCGGGCACGACCCGGGAGTCGGTCGGCTTCTTCTGGTCCCCGCGCCTGGACGCGACGCTGGACCGGGTGCCGCTGACACCCGAGCTGGCCGCGCGCGCCCCGGGCGTGACCGAGACCGCGCAGAACGCGCTGCTCCCCCGGTTCGGTGACAACGCGCTCAAGGGATGGCTGCGGTCGCATCCGGAGGTGGCCCGGCGCCACCATCCGGACCTGGTGGCACCCACCCACGGATGA